The Bacillus spongiae DNA window ACAAGTAAGATAGGATTTTTTCCTATTAATAAGGTATAATAAGAACAAATGTTCTAAAGTGGTGGTGACGAGATGCAATATTTATCAGAACGGTTAATTAGTGGGATGAACCCACAGCAAAAAGAAGCAATTCAAGCGACAGAAGGGCCACTGTTAATAATGGCCGGAGCAGGATCGGGAAAAACACGTGTCCTGACCCATCGGATCGCCTATTTAATGGTTGAAAAACGTATAAATCCATACAATATTTTAGCGATTACCTTTACAAATAAGGCTGCTCGTGAAATGAAAGATCGGGTTGGGAATATTTTAGGAGGAGCGAGTGAGGATGTGTGGATTTCAACATTTCACTCCATGTGCGTTCGAATATTGCGAAGGGATATTGATAGAATAGGCATTAATCGCAATTTCACAATTTTAGACTCGACGGATCAACAGTCTGTTGTAAAGCAGATTTTAAAGGAAAAAAATATTGATCCGAAGAAGTTTGACCCCCGAGCTATTCTTGGTATCATCTCGTCGGCTAAAAATGAATTAATGACAGCCGAGGAATATGCAAAGCAAGCTGGAAGTTATTTTGACCAAGTGGCGAGCGATGTTTACACAGAGTATGAAAAAAGGTTAAAGAAAAATCAGGCGCTTGATTTTGATGACTTGATTATGACAACGATTCAACTATTTCAACGTGTGCCTGAAGTATTGGAATTTTACCAGCGTAAGTTTCAGTATATCCATGTAGACGAGTATCAAGATACGAACCGTGCACAGTATATGCTTGTAAAACTGATGGCCTCAAGGTTTAAAAATTTATGTGTTGTTGGGGATTCTGATCAATCGATTTATCGTTGGCGCGGGGCAGATATAGCGAATATTTTATCTTTTGAAAAGGATTATCCAAATGCACGGGCTATTTTACTTGAACAAAATTACCGTTCAACGAAGCGGATTTTACTCGCAGCCAATCACGTCATTGAGAAAAACGCCAATCGCAAGCCGAAAAATTTATGGACTGAAAATGCAGAAGGGAATAAAATTTCCTATTTCCGTGCGGATAATCAACAAAGTGAAGCACAATTTGTAGCTGGGAAAATTAAAGAATTAGTTGATAGCGGGAAACGGAAGCCTTCTGAATTTGCCATTCTTTATCGTACGAATGCTCAGTCACGTGTTATGGAGGAAGTGCTACTCAAATCGAATATTGAATATAGTATCGTTGGCGGTATTAAGTTCTATGACCGTAAAGAGATAAAAGATATACTAGCGTACTTACGTCTAGTTGCGAATCCAGATGATGATATTAGTCTTCAACGTGTAATTAACGTCCCGAAGCGAGGGATTGGTTCTGGTTCTATCGATAAAATTGCACGATATGCCCAAACACATGACATTTCGATGTTTAAAGCATTAGCGGAAGCGGATTTTATGGGGTTAAGCCCGAAAATTACTAACGCCGTGTTAAAATTCCGTGATTTAATTCAAAACTATACACAAATGCAAGAGTATTTATCGGTTACAGAGCTTGTAGAAGAGGTTCTCGAAAAATCGGGATATCGAGAGATGTTGAAAGCTGAGAAATCCATTGAAGCCCAAAGTCGTTTAGAGAATATCGATGAGTTCCTTTCGGTCACGAAAAGCTTTGAAGAAAGCAACGAAGATAAAAGCTTAGTGGCGTTTCTAACAGACTTAGCACTTGTCGCAGATATTGACAGTCTTGGGGAAGAGGAAAATGTCCAAGACTCAGTGGTTTTAATGACACTGCATTCTGCAAAGGGGCTTGAATTTCCTGTTGTATTTTTAATGGGAATGGAAGAAGGAGTCTTTCCACATAGTCGATCATTAATGGAAGAGGAAGAGATGGAAGAGGAAAGGCGATTGGCGTACGTAGGCATTACTCGCGCAGAAGAAGAATTATTCGTAACAAATGCGCAAATGCGTACCTTATTCGGCCGAACGAACATGAACCCAGTGTCACGTTTTATTAGTGAGATTCCAGAGGATTTATTGGATGAAGTAGGCAATCAGCAGCCATCCTTCGGAGGAACATCCTTCAATGAGAGACCTAACCAACCGAGAAGACAACCAGTGAGACGCCCTGTTCAACCGACAACAGGTGGTGAAAAAGTAGGCTGGCAAGTAGGAGATAAGGCTCAACATAAAAAATGGGGGACAGGAACGGTCGTGAGTGTCAAAGGACAAGGTGATTCAATGGAGCTAGATATTGCTTTTCCAAGTCCGATTGGCATTAAACGATTGCTAGCTAAGTTTGCCCCGGTGGAAAAAGAATAGAAAGGGCTGTTTTTAGATGGAACGTCAAACAGCGGAAATTCGAGCAAAAGAACTACAAGCATTATTAAGTGGCTATAACTATGACTATCACGTCTTAGATTCTCCGTCTATATCAGACCAGGAGTACGATAGGCTGTTGAAGGAATTAATTGACATTGAGGAAGCTTACCCTGACGTACGTACACCCGACTCCCCTACTCAACGGGTAGGGGGGACCATTTTAGAAGGGTTCCAGAAGGTCGAGCATCGAACGCCAATGCTTAGTCTTGGGAATGCATTTAATGAGGAAGACTTGCGAGATTTTGATCGGAAAATACAAGAAACCGTTGGAGCGGATAGGTCTTACGTATGTGAATTAAAAATCGATGGTCTTGCTGTATCCCTTCGTTATGAAAATGGTTTTTTTGTTCAAGGAGCAACACGCGGAGATGGAACGATTGGTGAGGACATAACGGAAAACTTAAAAACGATTCGGTCAATCCCTCTAAAAATGAAAGAGCCGTATACAATGGAAGTACGTGGAGAGGCTTATATGCCCAAAAAATCTTTCCAAGCATTAAATGAGCAAAAGGATGAAAATGGAGAAGAACCATTTGCTAATCCACGTAATGCTGCGGCAGGATCTCTTCGTCAATTAGACCCTAAAATTGCTGCCTCACGTAATTTGGACGTATTTGTTTATAGCATTGCCGATGTAGGAGAAACAGGTGTTACTAGTCATAGTGAAGGACTAAGTCTGTTAGATTCTATCGATTTTAAAACGAATAAAGAACGAAGAGTTTGCGAAAATATTGATCAAGTAATTGAATATGTGGAAGGTTGGAATGAGAAAAGACCCCAACTTCCCTATGAGATTGATGGCATTGTCATTAAAGTAGATTCTCTAGCGCAACAAGCCGAACTTGGCTTCACCGCTAAGAGTCCCCGTTGGGCAATTGCTTATAAATTCCCTGCTGAAGAGGTCATAACAACCTTACGAGATATTGAATTAAGTGTGGGAAGAACGGGAGCGATTACACCGACTGCGATTTTAGAGCCAGTAAAAGTGGCAGGTACTACCGTTTCGCGGGCCTCACTTCATAATGAGGATTTAATTCGAGAGAAAGATATTCGGATTGGCGATCATGTCGTAGTGAAAAAAGCAGGCGACATTATTCCAGAAGTGGTGAATGTCCTTGAGGATCGTCGAACAGGGGAAGAGCAACCGTTTTATATGCCAACACAATGTCCTGAATGTGAAAGTGACCTAGTTCGAATTGAAGGAGAGGTGGCTCTTCGTTGCATTAATCCGAAATGTCCAGCTCAAATTCGTGAAGGGTTCATTCATTTTGTGTCAAGGAATGCGATGAATATTGATGGTTTAGGGGAAAAAGTTATTAGCCAGCTTTTCTCTGCCAACTTAATTATAGATGTCGCAGACTTATATTTATTAACAAAAGAACAGCTTATCGCCCTTGAGAGAATCGGTGAAAAATCAGCTGATAATTTATTAAAAGCAATCCACGTAACGAAGGATAATTCATTAGAAAGACTGCTTTTCGGACTAGGTATTCGACACGTGGGAGCAAAAGCGGCTAAAACGCTTGCTCAACATTTCGAATCGATGGAACGCTTACAAAGTGCGACACGTGAACAACTAACAGAGATTAATGAAATTGGAGAAAAGATGGCGGATAGTGTTGTCACTTATTTTGAATCCGAAGAAGCGAGAGAGCTTATTGGGAAGTTAAAAGAAGTCGGTGTTCAAATGGAATATAAGGGAACGAAGCGAGCAGAAGCTGGGGCAGTGGAGTCCCCATTTTCAGGAAAGACGATTGTATTAACCGGGAAACTGGAGCAATTAACTAGAAATGAAGCAAAAGAAAAGATTGAAGGCTTAGGTGGAAAAGTAACGGGATCTGTTAGTAAAAAAACAGACCTTCTCATTGCAGGGGCTGATGCAGGTTCTAAGCTTACAAAAGCACAAGATTTAGGGATTGAGATTTGGCAAGAAGAAAAGCTTGTGAAAGAACTTTTTGAGTAAGAGGTGTAATTAAATGAAAAAATGGCTAACGGGATCTTTAGCATTTGCTCTCCTACTAGGTGGTTGTGTTCCAGGCTTTCAAAAGGAAGACAAAGTAGTAGAAGAGAATAAAGAGGAAGAAGGACAAACAGGAATTATCCCCTCTTTTCAAGTTTCAGAAGACTATTATAAAATTCTTCTGCAGTCTCAAACAGGTGAGTCAAAGTTTCAACCAAGTGCGGCACGTGGAAGTGTTGTGACAAATATTAATACTCGTTTTGATGTAACAGAATTTGAAACAGGTCTTATGAGACTGGCTCAAATAGAGTTTTCTCCTGATAAATATTATTTTCGAGAAGGTCAGACGTTAGATACTGAAACAGTAAATTCCTGGCTAAGTCGAAAAATGACACCTGAACAATTAGAAGAAAAAGGGATGGAACCGGAGGAAAATGTAGGGTTAAACCCAGCGCTTTCCGATGAGGAAGCAAAGAGTCAAGAAGCGCATAAAGAAAAGCCTTTGTATATTGCACATATGCTAGAACATAATTATTACGTAAAATCTGAAGGAGATTCTGTAAAGCTTGCTGGGATGACCATTGGAATCGCATTAAACTCGTATTACTATTATCGTGAGTATCAAGAAGACGGGACGTTTATTTCAAGAGAAGTCGAAATTGATAAGAAAGATCGAAAGAAATATGGAGAACAGGCTGCGCAAGAAATTGTAAGCCGCCTACGTGCTGATGAAGACTTAAAGGATATACCGATAATGGTGGCATTGTTTGAACAGCAAGAGAAATCAGCCGTAATACCAGGAAATTTTATTGAGTATTCTTTTTTGGATAAAGGAACAACGAATATATCCAGCTGGGAATCTGTAAACGAAAAATATTTTCTCTTCCCATCAAATGAAGCAGAAGAAGCTCATCGAGATGATTATCAATATTTCCAAAATTTCAAAGGGGATGTAGAAGAATATTTTCCTAACTTTAATGGAGTTATCGGGACTGGTTTTTATCGAGGGGACGAATTAACCGAGTTAAAGATTGAAATTCCGATCCAATTTTATGGAAAAGCTGAAACGATAGGCCTTGCCCAATATATTAAAGAGCTGATTATTGATCATTTTCCGGATTATATAAAGTTACAAATCTCGGTAACGTCGGTCGATGGACCAGAGATTTTATTTGTTCGAGAAGCAGGGGAAAAAGAACCGTTTGTCCACGTATATGAATAAGAAAAAAGGAGGCTAGAATCACATTTGATTCTAGCTTTTTTCTTGTGTAAAGGAGTGCAAAAGGATTTGAAATCCTGATTCTTCCTAATTTAATTTTATTTAATTTATTGAATAGATATAAAAGAATAGATAAATAAAGAGTGGTTTATTTATAAAATGCGTATAAATATACAAGGGTATTTTAATATCAGAATGTTCATCCTGTTCTGTAAATTAAAGTATGTTACGGTTATGAATGCTGCTAAACGGATGTTCTAGAACAAATTTTAGCATACTTCCTATCTCTTAGAGGGATAGTATATATATGAAATATAAAAGTGAATGGATTCGCGGTCTATCACTTATTAGGTTTTTTGGGAAGGAGAATGCCACGTTAATATGGATACTGCTACATTAGTTACGTTTATTGTATATTTAGTTGCTATGCTTGTGATAGGGGTTGTTTCCTATCGTTTAACGAATAACCTCTCAGATTATGTGTTAGGTGGAAGAAGTCTCGGGCCAGGTGTAGCTGCTCTTAGTGCGGGAGCATCTGATATGAGCTCTTGGCTATTATTAGGTTTACCAGGTCTTGCGTATGCAACGGGATTAGATGCAATTTGGTTGTGTGTCGGTTTAATTATCGGTGCTTACTTGAATTGGAAATTTGTTGCTTCCCGTTTACGTTCTTATACGGAAATAGCAAATGATTCGATTACCGTACCCGATTTTTTTGAAAATCGTTTTAAAGATTCGTCACGAGTTTTACGGATAGTCTCAGCATTAGTAATCCTTGTTTTCTTTACGTTTTATGTTTCCTCTGGATTAGTAGGGGGAGCGTTGTTATTCCAAGAAACCTTTGGAATGAGCTATAATGCCGCTTTATTGATCGGTGCTATTGTCATTATTTCGTATACGTTTTTAGGTGGTTTTCTAGCGGTCAGCTGGACTGATTTTTTCCAAGGGTTATTAATGTTTTTT harbors:
- the pcrA gene encoding DNA helicase PcrA codes for the protein MQYLSERLISGMNPQQKEAIQATEGPLLIMAGAGSGKTRVLTHRIAYLMVEKRINPYNILAITFTNKAAREMKDRVGNILGGASEDVWISTFHSMCVRILRRDIDRIGINRNFTILDSTDQQSVVKQILKEKNIDPKKFDPRAILGIISSAKNELMTAEEYAKQAGSYFDQVASDVYTEYEKRLKKNQALDFDDLIMTTIQLFQRVPEVLEFYQRKFQYIHVDEYQDTNRAQYMLVKLMASRFKNLCVVGDSDQSIYRWRGADIANILSFEKDYPNARAILLEQNYRSTKRILLAANHVIEKNANRKPKNLWTENAEGNKISYFRADNQQSEAQFVAGKIKELVDSGKRKPSEFAILYRTNAQSRVMEEVLLKSNIEYSIVGGIKFYDRKEIKDILAYLRLVANPDDDISLQRVINVPKRGIGSGSIDKIARYAQTHDISMFKALAEADFMGLSPKITNAVLKFRDLIQNYTQMQEYLSVTELVEEVLEKSGYREMLKAEKSIEAQSRLENIDEFLSVTKSFEESNEDKSLVAFLTDLALVADIDSLGEEENVQDSVVLMTLHSAKGLEFPVVFLMGMEEGVFPHSRSLMEEEEMEEERRLAYVGITRAEEELFVTNAQMRTLFGRTNMNPVSRFISEIPEDLLDEVGNQQPSFGGTSFNERPNQPRRQPVRRPVQPTTGGEKVGWQVGDKAQHKKWGTGTVVSVKGQGDSMELDIAFPSPIGIKRLLAKFAPVEKE
- a CDS encoding CamS family sex pheromone protein — protein: MKKWLTGSLAFALLLGGCVPGFQKEDKVVEENKEEEGQTGIIPSFQVSEDYYKILLQSQTGESKFQPSAARGSVVTNINTRFDVTEFETGLMRLAQIEFSPDKYYFREGQTLDTETVNSWLSRKMTPEQLEEKGMEPEENVGLNPALSDEEAKSQEAHKEKPLYIAHMLEHNYYVKSEGDSVKLAGMTIGIALNSYYYYREYQEDGTFISREVEIDKKDRKKYGEQAAQEIVSRLRADEDLKDIPIMVALFEQQEKSAVIPGNFIEYSFLDKGTTNISSWESVNEKYFLFPSNEAEEAHRDDYQYFQNFKGDVEEYFPNFNGVIGTGFYRGDELTELKIEIPIQFYGKAETIGLAQYIKELIIDHFPDYIKLQISVTSVDGPEILFVREAGEKEPFVHVYE
- the ligA gene encoding NAD-dependent DNA ligase LigA, yielding MERQTAEIRAKELQALLSGYNYDYHVLDSPSISDQEYDRLLKELIDIEEAYPDVRTPDSPTQRVGGTILEGFQKVEHRTPMLSLGNAFNEEDLRDFDRKIQETVGADRSYVCELKIDGLAVSLRYENGFFVQGATRGDGTIGEDITENLKTIRSIPLKMKEPYTMEVRGEAYMPKKSFQALNEQKDENGEEPFANPRNAAAGSLRQLDPKIAASRNLDVFVYSIADVGETGVTSHSEGLSLLDSIDFKTNKERRVCENIDQVIEYVEGWNEKRPQLPYEIDGIVIKVDSLAQQAELGFTAKSPRWAIAYKFPAEEVITTLRDIELSVGRTGAITPTAILEPVKVAGTTVSRASLHNEDLIREKDIRIGDHVVVKKAGDIIPEVVNVLEDRRTGEEQPFYMPTQCPECESDLVRIEGEVALRCINPKCPAQIREGFIHFVSRNAMNIDGLGEKVISQLFSANLIIDVADLYLLTKEQLIALERIGEKSADNLLKAIHVTKDNSLERLLFGLGIRHVGAKAAKTLAQHFESMERLQSATREQLTEINEIGEKMADSVVTYFESEEARELIGKLKEVGVQMEYKGTKRAEAGAVESPFSGKTIVLTGKLEQLTRNEAKEKIEGLGGKVTGSVSKKTDLLIAGADAGSKLTKAQDLGIEIWQEEKLVKELFE